The genome window CTTGTAACGTAAATGACAGTAAGACAAGCTCTGAGTTGTTCTTCAAACAGTGTCTTCATTAACAACACTTATTAAAGAAGTATTGCAACTTTCATGACTTGTATTCGTTAGAGAAAGAGAAAGGATGTGTACGTCTAAACATGAACAAACCTGCTCGAATTATTTCTGTTCTTATATTTGCTGCAAGTGTAAGTGTATCTACTGGTTGTGCAAAACAGGAAACAAAAAGTCCATCCACCAATGAAACAGTATCCTCAATAGCCTCAAAACCCGCAATAAAAAAAGAACCAGGTCAATCAGATGCCCAGCATAGCTTGGACGAGATCAAATGGAATGAGGTTAAAGACCCTCTGATTGAGGATGGCATGATAACAAAACTTAAAGCGGCTATTGCTGCTTTTGTATCAAACAATTTGAATCAATTCCATGCTGCGCTTGCTCCAGACATTGGAGCAGGTCACGATTATCTTTTGGAGCATCCAGTGAAGTTTACAAGTATAGCTGAAGCTATAAAGGAAAAGGATCGGATACTGGTACCCGTAGTTGGCGAACGTCTTAATAAAGAAGAAGGTTCATCACCTGATGTAAGGTATACCTTTTATTTTGAAAAAGATAAGGATGGAACATGGCAAATTGTTTCGATAGACTGATTCATTTTTCATTCCAATCCAGGATAAGACGTTCGATAAAATCAGAACGTCCCTCTTCTTTCTCTACATTTAACAAACTTGTGAGGTTGTTTAGCTAGTATTTACATAATAAATCCTTAAAAAGATAAAATGAACTTCTTTCCTGAGAGAAGAAGTTCATTTTTTCTACTATTTGAGCAATACTGACCAGTTAGGGTCTTTGTATCGTTTATCCACCACTTCCCTTACTATGGTAAGCTCTTGGGGAATCTGATCCAGCTTCATAATACGGAATTCAAAAGGCTGCTTTGCCCTACGATCCCCCATACTGATATATCCCTCTCTCCAATGATCAGTCAGCGTATTTTCAAACGATGATCCCCCCACCGCACTTACGTCATACTGCTTACCTGCTGAATCATATGCTCTCCACTCCTCATGACTTATTTCATTATCCATTTTCCCGTAGAATGAGATGACAGTTTCATATGCGCCTTTGTTGACTTGCGATTTCTCAAGTGAAGCTCTAACCAACTCCAGGCTATCATTCATTATTTTAAAAGTTTGGGGTTCGGTCAGATCAGATGGTCTAAATGAAATCTTGCTTCCGTCCATTTCTGCAACCGAGTATGCATCAAGGACAAAGCGGTATGGTTTATCCTCAGGCAGGTACTTGAAGGTATAACTCCAACGCATTTTTCCGTTTCCAACAACTTTATGATCAGATGTCATTAAGCTGTCCAAATAGTTCCTTTTTCTCGGATTCACCGAGTGAATCTCCTTTCCACCTGTAGTTTCGAAATGAAAGCTCAGCATCTGCTTTTCCCATAAATCACCGGGGGATCTTGCCATTGCCGCGTCATCAAGTTCGGTTTCTAGTTCGAAACGTACTCCTTGCACCATTCTCGTTAGCCTTTTTAATGTAACCGTCATTCCGTGCGGCGTTGTGTAACTCCCTGCCAACTCCTCTATATTGTTCTGCTTGTTTGCCTCTTTCATATCAATATCAAAGCTAAAGTTCCAATTTCCTTTTATTAAGGATTCGTTACTTTGTCCAAGCGTTCCAATACTCCCTTCTATTGTAATCTTATCTGTTTTTAGCGGTTCACTAAAGAAATCAACCATATAATAAAAATCACTTGTGTACCCCATATCGTACATGCTACCCACTACTTTTCCTTTATCATCTTTGATCGTAATCGTATTCGCATCGCCAAGACCGAGCTTGTCGCGATCATGCTTCCCATTTTCATCAAAAAGCTGAAGTGCAAGGGTCACTCGGGTAGGATCAGCAACAGCCTCATTA of Paenibacillus polymyxa M1 contains these proteins:
- a CDS encoding DUF4179 domain-containing protein, which codes for MNYHDPVDPVLKQFLKSKAQDLVIPNTVETAVDNTLSSLFDQNIKKRSPLKRWRWAAVAVAFFFVLGAVTILTVPTFAEVLRSLFAKDNPDIGLMRAQKLGLVINPHIKVKDKGYTLVINEAVADPTRVTLALQLFDENGKHDRDKLGLGDANTITIKDDKGKVVGSMYDMGYTSDFYYMVDFFSEPLKTDKITIEGSIGTLGQSNESLIKGNWNFSFDIDMKEANKQNNIEELAGSYTTPHGMTVTLKRLTRMVQGVRFELETELDDAAMARSPGDLWEKQMLSFHFETTGGKEIHSVNPRKRNYLDSLMTSDHKVVGNGKMRWSYTFKYLPEDKPYRFVLDAYSVAEMDGSKISFRPSDLTEPQTFKIMNDSLELVRASLEKSQVNKGAYETVISFYGKMDNEISHEEWRAYDSAGKQYDVSAVGGSSFENTLTDHWREGYISMGDRRAKQPFEFRIMKLDQIPQELTIVREVVDKRYKDPNWSVLLK